The Salvelinus alpinus chromosome 10, SLU_Salpinus.1, whole genome shotgun sequence genome includes the window GACTGGAGTTATTCTGTACCTGTCATTCAATCTGGGAAATTAGAACGGACTGGAGTTATTCTCTACCTGTCATTCAATCTGGGAAATTACAACAGACTGGAGTTATTCTGTACCTGTCATTCGATCTGGGAAATTACAACAGACTGGAGTTATTCTCTACCTGTCATTCAATCTGGGAAATTACAACAGACTGGAGTTATTCTCTACCTGTCATTCAATCTGGGAAATTACAACAGACTGGAGTTATTCTGTACCTGTCATTCGATCTGAACTGGGAAGTTCGGGATTAGAAAGATGCGAGGAGACGGTGTTCTTTTCAGTGTTATTGACATGGAAAACAAATAGTTTTGTGATCACCTCGTCGTGTGATATTGATGGTTGCCCGGCAGCGTGTGATGGGGAGGTACGTCTGGTGGTTCTGTCTAGGACCGTTGGTGGTCAACCTGAGTCCGAGCTGCTCTGCCGTCATCCTGGAGTCCATCTATTGGAATTCTTCAAACCCCAAGTCGGTACAGGCAATTCTTCTGCAATAAAACCACTCAATATTGTTCTGCAAAAATTCACCTTGGAAATATACTGGAATTAAATACCTGTTATAttgttaaaatgtttttatttacatGATCTACAAAGATTAAATACGGTGAAGGGATTGCAGAAATGTTCTACTGTAAAATGTAAATccgtatatatttttatattatttttttgTGTTTCTGTGGTctctgattttttttattttatagtaAATTCATTGccgtgtttatttatttataattatTAATTAGTAAATAAATATGAATGTCATGCATATTAGGCTGATATGCAAATAACAAAAGCAATTACTAGTGTTACTACGACACAGTAAATACAACATCCCAGGCATTCTGGTTGTAaaactctcatctctctctctctcgtattcAACAGGTTCTCTCCTGGACAGGGGCTGGTCCTGTTCCCTCAGATAGGGGACAAAATGGACATTGTGTGTCCCCGGGTGAGGCCAGGGGTGGTGGAGAACAAGGAACCGGAGTACTACCGCGTGTACCTGGTGACCCGGGAACAACTCCACAGCTGTAGCATCGGCCAATCAGACACCCCGTTACTCAACTGTGACAAGCCAGACAGAGACGTGAAGTTCACCTTCAAGTTCCAGGAGTTCAGCCCTAATCTCTGGGGCCTGGAGTTCCTCAAGGGAGGGGAATATTATATAACCTGTGAGTAGACTTAGTGGGTTGACCACTTTCTATGCTGCAGCCCTAAAGGGGTTTATACCACATACCTCTGCAACGGTAGAACTGTTGTAAACTCAAGGCCATCTTTGAAATCAATGCCCATTGAATTAAGTTAAAACACGGTGACAGTAAAACATGCCGTCCCCCTACGAAGGATGCAGCGCCCCCCTTTTGGGCTAATAGGTGTTATTTTGGAAATGATGGATctctatttgtttttattttttttatttcacctttatttaaccaggtaggcaagttgagaacaagttctcatttacaattgcgtcctggccaagataaagcaaagcagttaataatattaataataccccgagagacttgcagctgtaaatgctgcagtaggtggctctacaaagtattgacattggagggagtgaatagttatgcaagttttctgttttattgtcttatttcttgtttgtttcgcaATTAAAACATATTTAGTATCTTCAAAGTGGTGGGCATGATGTGTAAATCATATGATACAAACCCcaccaaaaaaatatattttaattccaggttgtaaggcaacaaaataggagaaaatgccaaggggggtgaatactttcgcaagccactgtatatagtaTGGACTGTATAGTATGGACTGTAtatagtatagactgtatagtatagactgtatagtatagactgtatagtatagactgtatagtatggactgtatatagtatagactgtatagtatggactgtatatagtatagactgtatagtatagactgtatagtatagactgtatagtatagactgtatagtatggactgtatatagtatagactgtatagtatagactgtatatagTATGGACTGTATAGTATGGACTGTATAGTATGGACTGTAtatagtatagactgtatagtaTGGACTGTATATAGTATAGACGGTATAGTATGGACTGTATATAGTATAGACGGTATAGTATGGACTGTACAGACAAGTATTCATgtttgttcagaggagactgccatCTTCCCTGGTCGTCTCCTGTCATATTTCGTCTAGTTCAGCAGGGTTATCAGGGACGTGTTGGTCAACCAGGCAGCGTCTTCCCTCgtcgtctcctcctcctcctcctcctcttctccccttgtCTCCTCCCCTACCTCCTAGGACTCTGAGGCTCTCTGGCAGTGCTACTCCTCCATGGAAGCCAGACACTGTGATTCTAAGAGCTTACATGCCCCAAATCACACAATGCTTTTAACAGCATGAGACAGATATGACGTGAGCTCTCATTGGCAACCTAGCTAGAAGCATGAGAAGCTGTCATCTGAACTAAATGGTCCtaaagggggtgtgtgtgtgtgtgtgtgtgtgtgtgtgtgtgtgtgtgtgtgtgtgtgtgtgtgtgtgtgtgtgtgtgtgtgtgtgtgtgtgtgcgcgagagagagagcaagaatgTGCGTGAGTCACGTATCGGGAACCTATCGGTTCCAAGTTTGAAAAGCGTGTACTTTATTTTTCCTGATAGAAATAACAAGATTCACCATGTACTGTAATTTACTACTGATAAGATCTATTGATAATTGTAAATTATTGTAAATACACATCTCAAATGTTTTAGATGGTCTTTCTTTATATTCCTTGGAGccgaatgtgaaaccagtcatatggaagcaaactgaaaatcatatCAACATTACATGTATGACGACCCCTTTTCCACAGTAAAAATAGGATATAAAATAGCTGTGAACGGGGTTTTTTCTCAGAATTTCATTTTTTATGCCCTCATCATTTACGTGGATGACATTTACACACTCAAACTTTAGGCTTCTGTAGGGTTGAACCTGCCGAGTTGATGAATGCGCTTTGAAACGTTTTAATTATATGCCCGGGGTTTTTCTCCgttttattttttaccatttgTATCGTGTTAAATATTATCTACTATCGGGAGCCACCGTCAGTAAAAACCCACATACATTTAATTGTTGGCATCATTCTTTTCCCGTTTCCCGTTATTTCATCTGTCACGTCTGTGTAGTTGTTCCCGAGGGTCGCTGGCATTAGTGGGATCGTATCAGGCTAACGTTGTGCAAATAATGTacagacatgtagcctattttaaTCATGAGGAAACTCAGACCACACTtagcaggttaaacctggagcctggtgcTCGGTTCACGACGACTGGACCGTTGTTATACGGTTCCGTGGAATACGGTTCACGACGAATGGACCGTTGTTATACGGTTCCGTGGAATACGGTTCACGACCACTGGACCGTTGTTATACGGTTCCGTGGAATACGGTTCACGACCACTGGACCGTTGTTATACGGTTCCGTGGAATACGGTTCACGACGAATGGACCGTTGTTATACGGTTCCATGGAATACGGTTCACGACCACTGGACCGTTGTTATACGGTTCCGTGGAATACGGTTCACGACCACTGGACCGTTGTTATACGGTTCCGTGGATACGGTTCACGACGAATGGACCGTTGTTATACGGTTCCATGGAATACGGTTCACGACGACTGGACCGTTGTTATACGGTTCCATGATTAGTGATAATTCGGGGAGATTTATAGGATTATTGATTAACCCCCTATTCTATCAATGTTTCCACCTTCCAATATGTCATGGATTGAACGTGGACAtgacaactttcaggatgaatcaactcattgtatttttttattcatcAATATATTTAGCGCGTAAAGGCTCTCCAAAACGTGTTTTTAATGATTCATacatactttcctaaccctaaaagtcagtggtgtaaagtaattaGGTAAaacaaatactttaaagtactacttaagtagtttttctgggtatctgtaatttactttaatatttatatttttgacaacttttactttttactccactacattcctaaagaaaattatgtactttttactccgtacattttccctgacagccaaaagtactcgttacattttgaatgtttagcaggacaggaaaatggtccaattcacacacttctcaagagaacatctctggtcatccctactctgatctggaggactcactaaacacacaaatatgcatatatttagatggcTTTGTTTCATTGATAACtatattctgaacccgttctatttgtattaaacctttattttaactaggccgCCCCTATTGAGTCTGTCGACAACATTCAAATTAAAGGTATACcctatttaaagggatggcttaagataaacGTACTGAAACCCCCATTGATTGAAAAACTCCCAAGAGAAAAAAGTGTTGGCCAGCTAGTGGGAAGGTTTTCAGCGGTTGAATGAAATGTATTCCCGAGTGCGCACGGTAGCCACACCCGCAGAGCGCATTAACACAACGGAATAATGCCTTGATCACACCGTCAGTATGTTTCGCGCAAAATGGTATGCGggcaaagttcaacattcaccttctgctaccatttctgtcgaGCCATCACGGCATACAATTTGATGCgtacgttcgataaatccaatttatgcaccacacagaacgcgcTGCAACTGGCTCTGCAACGCattgctgcaaggcaaacgcagcgttccattggaaatgaatgtacttctggtgtccCAAAACGCAAAAACACTGTTGGTGTGATCGAGGTGTTAAGGCAAGTCTGAATAGCAAATACTGAGAAGTGCTTAGGAAAGGCATGTGTAGGAATGTCATACATTCATAAGTTGGGATATGCATTATGTCTACTATTTATCTATTCAatgttgtctctccctctctccctctcacactccttccttccttccctctctccctctctctctccctccttctctctccctcctctctccccctccctccctctctccctctctcaccttccctccctccctccctctccctctctctccccctccctccctctctccctctctcaccctccctccctctctctccctctctctcccactccctccctctctccctctctcaccccccctccctccctccctctccctctctctccccctccctccctccctctccctctctttccccctccctcctctctgtctccctctctctcaccccccctctctccctctctctccccccctccctccctccctccctccctccctccctccctccctccctccctccctccctccctccctccctctctccccctccctccatccctctccctccctccctccctccctccctcccctctctccccctccctccctctccctccctctctccctctccctctccctctctctcccccctccctccctccctccctccctccctccctccctctctctctccccctccctccctccctctccctccctccctccctctctccccctccctccctccctccctccctccctccctctctccccctccctccctccctccctccctccctctctccccctccctccctccctccctccctccctccctccctctctccccctccctccctctccctccctctctccctctctccccccccctccctccctccctccctctccccccctccctccctccctctctcccccctccctccctccctccctccctccctctcccccctccctccctccctccctctctccctccctctccctccctctctctccctctctcagcgaCCTCCACCAGCTCTCTACAGGGCCTAGACAACACTGTTGGAGGAGTGTGTAGAGCCACATCCATGAAGCTGGTACTGAGAGTAGGACAGAGTAagttatgtgtgtgtattgtgttgtctgtgtgtgtgtctttgtgtctgtgtctctgtgtgtgtgtgtgtgtgtgtgtgtgtgtgtgtgtgtgtgtgtgtgtctgtgtgtgtgtgtgtgtgtgtgtgtgtgtgtgtgtgtgtgtgtgtgtgtgtgtgtgtgtgtgtgtgtgtgtgtgtgtgtgtgtgtgtgtgtgtgtgtgtgtgtgtgtgtgtgtgtgtgtgtgtgtgtgtgtgtagggaagaaggacattgagagaatgagagaggtggATGGTTTGCTGTTTATCACCTGTGTATGATGCATAATGATActggtagagagaatgagagacatactggggcagggccttacacagacatactggggcagggccgtacacagacatactggagcagggccgtacacagacatactggggcagggcagtacacagacatactggggcagggccgtacacag containing:
- the LOC139531392 gene encoding ephrin-B2a-like; translation: MVARQRVMGRYVWWFCLGPLVVNLSPSCSAVILESIYWNSSNPKFSPGQGLVLFPQIGDKMDIVCPRVRPGVVENKEPEYYRVYLVTREQLHSCSIGQSDTPLLNCDKPDRDVKFTFKFQEFSPNLWGLEFLKGGEYYITSTSTSSLQGLDNTVGGVCRATSMKLVLRVGQSKLCSSKPLPLPEDTRFPPQHPEAPDKEPPVEDDDVTNNAGDIDTEGGASSTEGGSIGSEVGLFVGVACGSVLLLLAIVVLLIVVWRYHRHHAKPDRDVQQSTSLSLNTLAMPKRDSYGGSSDDNRSEPSDTAFPLRPSDSVFWRHHERVSGDYRHPVYMVQETPPQSPALYYKV